A part of Catharus ustulatus isolate bCatUst1 chromosome 8, bCatUst1.pri.v2, whole genome shotgun sequence genomic DNA contains:
- the LOC116999448 gene encoding vertebrate ancient opsin-like: MDALRAFRNGSLSSSYSAPARWDPFRRPLDSIQPWQFSLLAAVMLLVTSLSLAENLAVILVTFKFKQLRQPVNYIIVNLSVADFLVSLTGGTISFLTNLKGYFFMGYWACVLEGFAVTFFGIVSLWSLALLAFERYVVICRPLRNTRLRGKHAALAIVFVWSFSFIWTIPPTAGWSSYTTSKIGTTCEPNWYSGAYADRTYIITFFTTCFIVPLLVILVSYGKLVQKLKKVSDAQGRLGTTRRPERQVTRMVVFMIIAFLICWMPYATFSVLVTAYPSIELDPCLAAIPAFFSKTATVYNPIIYVFMNKQFRQCLIQMFSCSAIGTAESNINLTSEGAGLTQDRRGSEMSPMAAHSTISKRKTGDEHRRQQSLALLTASENGMCPM, from the exons ATGGATGCATTGAGAGCATTTAGAAATGGGTCACTCTCGTCCAGTtactctgctcctgccagatGGGATCCCTTCCGTCGTCCCCTGGACTccatccagccctggcagttcagcctcctggcagcagtgatgctgctggTGACCTCCCTGTCACTCGCTGAGAACCTGGCTGTAATCCTGGTAACTTTTAAGTTCAAGCAATTGAGACAACCTGTCAATTATATTATAGTCAATTTGTCTGTGGCTGATTTCCTGGTCTCACTGACTGGTGGTACCATCAGCTTTCTAACAAATctaaaaggttatttttttatgGGATACTGGGCTTGCGTATTGGAAGGATTTGCTGTCACATTTTTTG GCATTGTATCTCTCTGGtctctggctctgctggcttTCGAGCGGTACGTGGTGATCTGCCGCCCGCTGAGAAACACACGCTTGAGGGGGAAGCACGCAGCTCTAGCTATTGTCTTTGTGTGGAGTTTTTCCTTCATTTGGACCATTCCACCAACAGCTGGTTGGAGCAGTTACACCACCAGTAAGATTGGAACTACTTGTGAGCCTAACTG GTACTCAGGAGCTTATGCTGACCGTACCTACATTATCACATTCTTCACCACCTGTTTTATAGTGCCCTTACTGGTGATTTTGGTATCCTATGGAAAATTGGTGCAGAAGCTAAAAAAG GTGTCAGATGCACAAGGCAGGCTGGGAACTACCAGGAGACCTGAAAGACAAGTGACTAGAATGGTTGTTTTTATGATCATTGCCTTTCTAATCTGCTGGATGCCATATGCTACCTTTTCTGTCCTGGTCACTGCATATCCCTCCATTGAGCTGGATCCTTGTCTGGCAGCAATTCcagctttcttttccaaaacagCTACCGTTTATAATCcaattatttatgtttttatgaaCAAACAG tTCAGGCAGTGTCTGATTCAAATGTTCAGCTGCAGTGCCATAGGAACTGCAGAGTCCAACATAAACCTGACttcagagggagcagggctAACCCAGGACAGAAGAGGCAGTGAGATGTCCCCCATGGCAGCTCACAGCACCATTTCTAAGAGGAAAACCGGAGATGAACACAGAAGGCAACAATCTTTGGCTCTGTTGACAGCTTCAGAAAACGGCATGTGTCCCATGTAA